The following is a genomic window from Bos javanicus breed banteng unplaced genomic scaffold, ARS-OSU_banteng_1.0 tig00001600_1, whole genome shotgun sequence.
tggataaacaacaaattcCTACTGTATAATAAAGGGAAgcatattcaatattctataataagccatgtggaaaagaatattaaaaagtatatatatatatatatatatatatataaataactgaatcactttgctgcacatcagaaactaacacaacaatgtgaatcaactatactttaatgaaaaataagcaacaacaacaacaacaaaaaaaccctggtATCTAATGAAAATATCtgttaaaaaatattctctattGGGAGAAAAAGGATCAACTGTTCTATGCAATTTGAAAAATCAATCAAATTAAAAGCACTTAAACTTAGATGTCTTATAAAAAGAACACGTGATAATACTCCAACATGCATACCTGAGGTACAACAGAAATTTTCGTCCTTAAATCGTGAAGTCCAATTTCGTTTGTCCTGATTCCACTAATCCAAATAGTACCTGTGGGTTCTGACAGTCTAAAAAGGGTAGAGATGAGGGAACTTTTTCCAGCTCCTGTTCTTCCCACAATACCAACCTAAACAGATTAAGAAGGAATTAAGAATTAACAATAAGCAACAAACCTAATAAGCAATAAGGTTAACCTAATAAACCTAACAAACAATAAGCAACAAAAATTCTGGTTGTTAAAGATGACTATACAGAGTATAATCTGAATGTTCCTAAATCATAGCACTGTTGAGCTTTTAGGCCAAACACTTCATTGCAGAGGGCAATTCATAGGCCTGCCCTGTATACTGTAGGATGTTTAGCTATATATCTAAATTCAACCTACGGGAGGGTAGAAACATCACTTACACTGTGGCAACCAGAACTGTCAGGCATTGACAAAAGTCCCCAGATTGAGACTCCCTTGTCCAAAAAAGAGCTGAAAATAACAACATCAATCTACAGGCAGCAAAAGCCAGCAGTCTCCTTAGTGGACCAAAAAAATTAAGCGTAAATTAACTTTATTACTAGGGATACAGACCTTGAGAAATTATGTCAATAATTTTACAGAGATGGTCAATAACTCATCAGAAGTGTTATACACAAATAACTATTAATTTTCCATGggttctattatttatttatttatttatttttttaaccatttcttcTTATATTAATAGACCAGGACTTGACGTAACAAAAATATATTAGGTTGATTCACACACTCCAAAATAAATACTCTTAGGTAATCTTCAGCCTGAAATAAGTCTTCATTTATTGACTACTTACAGTACAGCGATTTCATCTTAGCTGGTATTCAAAGATGGTTATGATTTAAGTGAGAGAAGGCATAATCTCTCTTTCAGATACCACCTCTCAGAAATCTGGGCTAATTCAACTTTAAGAACTAGAATTGCATCTCCTGGTAACCACGTGACAGTTGTCACCCTGAGAAGGGGAACAAGGCAAAGAAACTATACAGAACTTTGATTCTCCTACACAGGTTCACATAAAGTTAGTTTATTAATGACTACAATTTGAAGCCAGCCATTTTGATCCAGTATTTAAATAACAAGCTGTTTAATATTAAAGCAGAAGATACTGCCACAATGTGACAGAAATACAGCTTTACCCATAAACCTTTCACACAATTATACattaaatgctatttttatttaagcAAGGCACCCCTACTTGTTCTAAAATATGGGATGTGCTACCCCACTGAAAAAGCAAATGAGGAGACAAGATTTTTTTCCTACCTAGAGCTGGTTTAAATTCAAGTGAAGCCATTAATGTCCTTACAAGTCAGGACTGTTATGACATGTCACTTCACAGTTCTTAGACTAACACACACCTTAAGGTTTACcccaaaatcaaaacaagatgattgagcgggggggcggggggggctcACTGGGATGAGGAGGGGATGGGTTAGACAACTTTTAAGTTGAGACTATAATTCCCTCCTTAATTATACAGGCACCAATATTAAATGCCTTTAGCACAAggctgaaaaaggcaaaacatttCTAAGACATAAAACTGCCAAATTATTATCATTTACACTCACTAACATgtggtatttattttgttttgtttttttaattcctacCCCATCTAAGAAATCAAATAcatctaaaattaaaatagctCTGCAAAACTATAATGGTTCAAGGGCCTGAAACTTTTCCTTGCTTTGGTGAGTATTTGGctaaaataaatcagtatttTATTCCATGAAAAGTTTTACATTGTATCTCTTAATTTATAGGCAAAATCCAAAACCTCAAATGGATAACttttaaaatgggagaaatattttaaaggacaGTGCTGAATAAAAATATGTAGCCTTCTGGGTCACAAATCATCTATGAAAACAaactttaattatataaaataaagaccAGATTTTTAAACCAGATCCTGGACAATTTAACCAAAAAAACTAAATTTGAGGTTTGTATCATAATCCTAAACTGAATCTTTTTCTCTGAACAGTCCACtatggaatttttcttttaagcaattaacccaaaatcttgaaatcgcTTCTCTAGCAGTTGCTGCTAAAAAACTGGAACTTTAGATCCCAAGTCCAAGAAAGACGTGCAAATGAAATGCTTCTTGCTTCATCCTTATTATCTGGAAtcctttgaagttttattttcctttcggACATGAATTCAGGAACAATTCAATATACCTATGATGAACATGGGACCGATCCTTGAGCATAGCTGCAACAGCATCCTCATGGGTATCGAAGTGCACATCAGCTTCTCCAGTGGCCTTCCCACTGGAACTGTATTCCATGGTGATTCTAACAGGCTTCAATGGAGCAAAAAAATTTATAATGTCTTGGGCATTGGCTTGGAAAGGCAATCCTCTCATATGGACAAAATGTAGTGAAGACGTAGTTCCAAAATCAACAGCCTCTGGTATCTTTTCTGACATCTCCTTAGgcaattctatttctttctcactttcaAAAGCTGTCATGGGTCGGATATCCTCATTTACTTCATGCTCTTCAAAGACCATTTCTGGCTCAGTTATATATTTAGCAGTGGGAGaagatgctattttttttcccttatgagAACCAACATGTGTTCGAACTTCATTCCTTCTGCTTGGAAATATCTCTATATATCGGTTGCCAATTTATTCCCTGTGTTTCAAAAGGGCTTGGCTGGCCATTTCTGGTTCTTCAAACTGCACATAGGCTTCTCctgtttttcttctccctctATAATCCATGACAAAAGTAATGTCTACTATATTCAGTCCTGCAAAAAAAATCTACGATGTCTTTCTCGTTGCAACTATAAGGAAGTCCTCTCAAGCGAACCACTCCATCATTTACCATAGGTGCAGATTTGACATGCAGGCTCTTCATTAAGGCATCCACATCTTCATTGTTTATCTCATAGACTTCCACATACCGCTGCCCCATGTACATGCGGTGTTTTTCTAAGGCTTTTTGCACATCCTGCTCGGACTCCATTTCAATTAAGGCATCACCCCTTCGTTTCCCATCTCTATTTAAGAGGAAGTGAATTCCATTCTCACCATTGCGAATTCTGCAGTCTGAGAAAAAGCTAAGCACATCTTCTACAGTGCAAGACCATGGCAATCCTTGAGCTCGAATGAGATAAACATCATCCACTTCCTCTCCCAACTTGGACGGAGGCAATTCATACTCAGGGAGAGGTGGAAGATCCTCCAGGTAGGTAGTTTTGGATTCCTGGCTGTAACCCCGCGCCGGGCCCGCCGCAGCCGCCGCCAGTGACTGCGGCAGCAAAGGGGTGCGCAGGGCCGGGTACGAGGCagcggccgcggcggcggcggcggacaCGGCCGCTGTGGGAGGGCCCGCCAGCCTCCCGGCGGTCACAGGCCCGCTCTGGAAGCCCCGCGTCTGAgaggcggcggccgcggcggccccgagca
Proteins encoded in this region:
- the LOC133243942 gene encoding LOW QUALITY PROTEIN: G-rich sequence factor 1-like (The sequence of the model RefSeq protein was modified relative to this genomic sequence to represent the inferred CDS: deleted 1 base in 1 codon; substituted 1 base at 1 genomic stop codon), translated to MAGTRWVLGALLRGCGCNCSSCRRTGAACLPFYSTAGSFPSGVSGRRRLLLLLGAAAAAASQTRGFQSGPVTAGRLAGPPTAAVSAAAAAAAASYPALRTPLLPQSLAAAAAGPARGYSQESKTTYLEDLPPLPEYELPPSKLGEEVDDVYLIRAQGLPWSCTVEDVLSFFSDCRIRNGENGIHFLLNRDGKRRGDALIEMESEQDVQKALEKHRMYMGQRYVEVYEINNEDVDALMKSLHVKSAPMVNDGVVRLRGLPYSCNEKDIVDFFAGLNIVDITFVMDYRGRRKTGEAYVQFEEPEMASQALLKHREXIGNRYIEIFPSRRNEVRTHVGSHKGKKIASSPTAKYITEPEMVFEEHEVNEDIRPMTAFESEKEIELPKEMSEKIPEAVDFGTTSSLHFVHMRGLPFQANAQDIINFFAPLKPVRITMEYSSSGKATGEADVHFDTHEDAVAAMLKDRSHVHHRYIELFLNSCPKGK